Within the Emys orbicularis isolate rEmyOrb1 chromosome 5, rEmyOrb1.hap1, whole genome shotgun sequence genome, the region AGCACAACTGGTTAACAGTCTAGCAAGTCTGGCAAAATAACAGTTTCAAACtggatttttgttctgtttgattTTATAAGTATATTACAAACAGTGTTATTCCCAGATAAAATGTGTTTCACAAACTTTATCTAGGTATATTTGTAttctaataattttaaaaacaaagattccAAGTTTGGTTTTGCAGTTGAACATTGACTCTATACATTTGTCTCTAAATACAACATAGCTTCATTTAAACACCATAAAAAGATCATTGCTCTATTTTACCTTagcattttttcttttcaaatcctTCAGTTCCTGGACTTCTGTTATCTACAGGTAAAGGAAAACATTGTGTATTGACAGCAAAACCTTTCTGATCTTTTCTTCCCTATTCCTTTACTCTATAATCACTGCAATAAGAATTACTTTTGAAACACTTTGGCTTAAAGAAATTATTCACTGGTAATTCTGTCTGGCATGTTCTTTCCCCAGCCCAGAACAAGGATTGTTATAAAATGCTACTCTCTCCACCACCAGGAGGCAAGGCTGACACACTCTAGCTCCCTATCTAAAAATCCCAGGTTCTTTACCACCTTGTTATAGAAATGCATGAAGTTTTGTTGTCCATGCTAATAAATCATTTGAAACAAGTTTAACGTTCAACTATAATTTTAATATTGATTGTGGCAATGGTCATAAGTAAAGACCAAAATTCTCAATTTATTTCACTAAATATATCTATATTTTAAATCTTAATCTCCACAGCTATAATTACTGTTCTCTCCAGTCAGTGGGTGGGTAGCTCTGAAAAATCTATTGCGGAAGTCTATTCTCCATGCACTGTACATCAGAGGCCCCTTAAAAAATACCCTAATTTTAAAGCCCTGAACATGGCTTCTGAGGCAGATATACAAGACGTACTGCTTGTATCTTGGCAGACCTTCAGCTCTGTAAGTCTCAACCCTTCAACTTGCATCCACTTTACAGAACTCCTTGCTCATTGGTAACTGCACAAGAGAAGGTCCTTGTCTCCCCAAAGCTAATTCAATCCTGTAATTTATTGTCTGTGAGCAAACGGCTGTGCCCAGATGGAACCCCACTGGAGTTCTTGCACAGGTGCAGTAGTCTGTCCATGTGCAGCAAGTTGGAGCAACCGTGATTAAAGGTTTTATTTCTTAATTCATTCATAACTCACAAGGTGGATTAATTTTAAAACGCCCTGAGATGCATCAGTAAAAAACTATATAAAAAGTAGTAGGTGTACAAGTATTCTGACTAAAATTTTACAACCACCTCTACACAAATGTTTTTATATTTACTACTATACTTACAGTATTAGTGAGTTGGTCCTTGAAGCCACAATAGAAGCCCTCAGTAGCTTCCCTGCAAATCCTAGACTCCACCCTTTGTCTGGAAGTTGGTGAGGAAGGGAGTAAAATAAAACCACAGTTGGGTTAGTATAGGAAAAAGGTATCTGTGCTTATCTTAGTATTTCCTTTCTTCAAGTAGCAAGATCTACAGATTCTAACATTGGACTTTGAGTataggaggcagagagagacctgTCCCTTACTGGCAACAGCCTAGCTCTTCCCCTTGAAGAGTTTACCAGTTGTGATGACTTCTGCAGCCAAGAATTTTAGTGCATTCaacttttcccccacccccctttttttatGATTAGCATATGACTACTGCAGAGCTAAGGAAAGAAAACATTGGGttggtttttaaatcaaaagtttttggttttttttgtttgtcccAAGTTCACCTGGGACTGGTTAATTCTTTGGACATTGCTACTTGAAGAAAGGAAAGTTTCCTATTCTTCAATGAGGCAAGGTCCACAAAAATTAGCACTGGGATTTTAAGAGCAATGAGACTTTCTGGGCAGCAGGAGGTAATGCCAATAATAAACTACATATAGGGCTTCCCTTCTGCACTTTTTCTAACTTGCCTAGTGAAATAGTACATCATGAAGCACTGTTCTTTTTAGGGGTAAATCCACCCAAGCTTGCAAGTCAAATATGTAGAATTTAGCTAACTTGTGGGACCACTACCAGTGTTTTTTCACAAGTGCTAAGAATTAAGAAGTTATACAGTTATTAATTAACTACAGGATAGATGTTTTATATTGAATAAGCGCTTCAATTCTGATTAAGAGACCTAAACAACAGATTGAGAACATCAAAACCCTGTTAAGACAAAAATCGCATATTAAGTGAGCCTCAAAGCTGACTGCTTCAACAGAAATCAAACAGAGCCCATGAAACCAGCTTAACAAATGTAGGATATTTCCAGCCTCTCCTGGGTCTTGATAGATCAATGTGCATCTTCAAGCAGATATTGAGATATATCGTGTTCCGAAATAGCTCCCCAATCACAATAGCTATCCATAATGgcaatattatttatatttgggCAACACCAAATCTGAGGCCAACCTCCCTAGTATCACAGCTTAAAGAAAATGCCATTTGTATCACAGAAACTATAGTCAGTCATCTAATACAGCCTCAAGCAAACTAAATACATTGTGTCAATTTGGAGTTTTCAGTCCAAGGAAAGCAAGATATTTACTTGTAGTCTGCAGTTATCTTCTCATACTCAGCCAGAACAACATCCAATTCTGTAATATCTTGGGGAAATCTTTTCAGCCCTTTCGGGCACCAAATCTGTATAGAACATGGGCTATCATCAGCTGAAACAAAAGAAATGACTagttaaaataaatatgaaatgaaaatgtttgttttaaaataatttaatgctACACAAACTGACTTGCGTATTAACTTTTTAACAAATTAGAATTTTCTAAAATGGTAATTATTTCACTTGTCTAAGATATATGCCAGCTACCTAGAAATTATTatgcaaattttaaattaaaacaatgtgTGAAAAAGTAACATATAAATCTTATTTCATAGTCTAGTGATATACAGTAAGGGAACCTTAAGGTGGGTTTTGCATAAATAACTAAGGTACATTGGtgattgttaaaaataaattttactttTACATCCAACATTCTGAATGTCACCAACTCTGCTCGGTAGTGAAATACAAAATCCTGAAATATAAAAGGTCTGATGCACATATTTTACTTTGCAAGAAAGTCTGCATTATTACACTCAAGGCATTTAATATAAAGCTTAAAGTCTACAGTTTTTCTGAAACATACACAATGTTGTTGTATGAAGGGTATATAGACACCTATTTGGGACAAACCACTCCTGGCCACTATGAGTTATACAGCCCTCCCAAACTCATGCTGATGAAATCTTTATATCACACCATCATGTATATATTGCATTTGTTAAGGGAAAACTATTTTATGAATGTTTTAGAGGGTTCTTAAGAACTGAACTGGGAACATATTTTATTTATCTCCATATATAAAGCTAACTGCATAACCCCAACTGGGCAGGATCCAGAGGGAGTCagaaaaacatctgaaaacaaTATCAAATAGTTTGTTTATACCTAAAATGGTCACAATCTTGAAACCCAGTATCTCATGATGTTACTGTACTAGTGAGTGAGTGCTGAGTCCAACTATATAAGAATTTCCCTATTCCAATTATATAAGGCTCCCATTTCTAGCCTTACTGGGATGCAAAATACCAGATATCAAAACTATTTTTAGGAAAACTTATTAATGGCTAATGAGAAAAAGTTACAAGGAAGTTTAAAATTATGAAGAGAAAAGTATCAAATTCCTTTTACCAGAAGGATCTAATGCACTCTTTTGTGAAGACTTCTTTGGTTTCACATGGGATTTAACACTGTTCTTGGGCTTCTACAATACAAAATGCAGCAGATTAACTTTCAAGAACAATTACGTTCAACCATTTTAGAAATAGTTAATTATAATTATGGGTTTAATGACAGCAGTTGGTAGTAACACTAGTGTAGAACAACCACAGGCATTTTAACAACTGTGTAGTCTAGATCAGCTCTGTGCAGAGTTTTGACAACATTGATAATGCTGCCAGTGAACAAGTGATGCCAGATTGCATCACCAGTGATATCAACAGTGGGAATGCTAAAGTTGCATCAGTGGGAATATTTTGAAGAGAAATGCAGTTGGCAATATTATTGGGCGACCTTATTGAAATGAAtgtatctttggggtccattgtattaaatgaatgatTTATTATTGTGGTCCAGAAGTGTATGTAACTTCTTGAGGGGGTGGAGATGTGGCACCTGTGGGTTCAGAGGACAATACTGAACAAAGCATCAGATAAGAATAGACTTTCAGAACAAAAAGTGTTAAGTGGTTTTCCTGGGGattctctagggcagtggttttcaaagtgtgggtcgcgacccagaactgggttgtggaatggaagggactgggtcgcagcagctctggtcagcactgccgattgggctgttaaaagtcctgtcgacagtgctgcccggctaagccAAGCTAGTCCCTATTTGTTCCAACACcatgctgcgccctggaagcggccagcagcaggtctggctcctaggtgggggggccacgGCACttcgcatgctgcccccgcccagagcaccagctccgcactcccattggccagttacCGGTCAataggagtttgggggaggggtggtgcctgcgggcgagagccacaTGGAGTCGATTGCACGCTTCCGCCTAGGAGTCGGacttgctgctggctgcttccaggacaggcaggaaacctgcctctgcaccccctgctgtgctgttgactgggagccacctgaggtaagcctgtgccccaatcccctgccccagccctgagcccccccaaacccagagccccttcctgcacctcaaacctctcatccccagccccaccccagagcctgcccccactccccccagcccagaactctgccccctcccatagCCCGAGACcctccaaacccagagccccctcctataccccaaacccctcatccctggccccagcccagagccctgacccccctcctgcaccccaaccccctgccctagcccagagcccccccacaccctgaacccttaattcccagccccacccctcacctcaaccctcttccctagccctgagcccctcccacacaccaaatccctcatccccagctccactgggtcgtgggcatcaacaatgttcttcaactgggttgccagaaaaaagtttgaaaaccactgctctagggacatctggttatgcaaaaacctAGCCTTTTGAAGCTAAGTCCTGAGGAGTGggccattgtctgctgatcacctgttgcATGAgaccaagatcaaaggcccaactgaactattcatggtggttctggttctgaatctgagacagttatgaacttgtagACACAGGGATcacccagttgtgggttttcaAGGACTGACACCAACTGAGCCCAAAGTTGGAgcgacctctggtaagcttttcaGCATgagtgtaggttcttttattgtttttaatgttttctctgtaatgctttccccTCAAGAATAAATGGACTTCTAAAGAGTTGTGCAGTAACTTATGACTGCAGGCAtaacctctggagagaaagcaaagcacagacactGGCCAGTTTAGGCAGTTTGGCTTGCTGTGGATATCACagtataggcagggaactgtgacaTCTGGAAAAAACCCCAATCAGtagggagagagatgtggatctctgcccaagagaggtgacagctgaaaAGCCAGAAGCTTAGCACTGAGGCCTTGAGGGATCACAGAGGGGGAATATGGGTGCAGTTGCCTTGAACTATGACAGGTATCAcacgtgaagctgcagaaggtGAGAGTATTTTGAAGAGAAATGCTAGAGTAGACAAGACCTCTGTGTTCAGTTTTCCCTCTGTCCTACCCCCTCACACCCAAAGCTATTTTTCTTTCCTGAATACAAACATTCTCCCTCTTTTTAAACAGATGAGAGGGATCACTATGTGTTTTAGTGCTTAATTCTGAGGAGAAAAGATTTTAGAGGCATTTTTGATAGATTTTGTAGTTGGGACAACTTTTACCTTTTGTGCATTCAACTTCTTCACTAAATCTGTAACCTTATTTGATATGCTGCTTTCTGAAGAGCTGTTCCTCAATGCTAATGCAGATGGTAACTTAGATTCCTCCACATTGGTCTTGGCGTTTCCTGATATCTATataaagaataatttaaaataaatcttcagatttttaaaagtgcaaaagAAAAAAGGCATCAACAGTAACCGTCTGAAAGATCTAAACTCTACTGCTTTAAAACTATAATAAGAACTTTTAAAGAAAGTTTGAGATGTCATGAGCAATCAAAACTACTACAGTATCCTGTGATGGTTTCAAAACTACATTTgaaggtcttttaaaaaaaaaacaattattcaCACTACATACTTCTGAACACTAAAAGTCAACATTAGTTTTGACTCTTTTCTGGCAGGCCAGCAATAACTACACAGTAGGGCTTCACACAGGAAGTTCTTGGTGTGAAAGACAGTAGGATTGTGTGAGCATAGTGAATTTAACACACCAGTCAGGTCAACATGCAAGACTTATATGGTGCACTACTGCATAGCTTCTCTCATTAAAAACTGACTGGCAGAAATCTGCCACTTTAATAGACAGCTTCCAGGCTGACAGAAGATAAGATTAGAAAATGTGACAAGAGAACTTTTAAGTATCAAGAGACTAAGTGTGGTGGAAATGCAATGCGTAAGCACATTGAAGGAAAGCCACTCATAAGTGTGTCAAGTTGATTAGCACCAATATaagttttaaaaattagttttagTAATTAACTGAAAATTCTACTCTTACAAGTCTATTGTAACTTTAATACTGGATAAGTAGTAAAGAATTATTCcttatttatctatctatatttCCTTAAGAATGACAATATATTTCATAAGTAAACATTCTTTTTGTTAAGAAAAAACCTGCTGCACATCAAGTAAGGAAGACAGGGACTAATGGTCTGGTAGAatccaggaactcctgagttctaatccttgcTCTGACACTCCATCGGTGGCCTTGGGCATTACACTTAATACTTGCCCATCTCACAGGAGTGTTTTGAAGATTAATTATCTATGAGGCTCTTCAGATTAAAATAACTATACAAGTGCTAAGGAGTGTCAAACCCTTTCCTCTGTCTAATCTGAATATGGCATAGAATATGTTCTCAATAAAAGTTATTGATATATTCTTACAAACCTTTTTCTGTATCTTATTCTCCTTCAGGGACTCATCTTCAGAATCCTCTGTCTCTGATTTGTTATCTTCAGGTATTTTCAAGCTACACTGATTTTTTCTAGAATAAAGATGAGCAATAAAAACTTTCctgacacaattaaaaaaaaataataatctgtaTCCATGTGTAACCCATTACATGCTAACCAACGGGTTGCACATTTGTCCTCAACATGCTTTATTTAAACCAAAAAACCAAGGGTTCATTGGTGACCTAATGGAGGTGGTTCTGTACGACCTTGCAGGAATCCCAGGTTTAATTTCTTCTCAGTTTTCAATTCCCAAGTCATCAGCTTCAAGAAGTGCTGCAGCAGCCACATATCCCTCAACAGCAACCCCCACTGTCAGTTTAAGAAACAGAGTTAAAAGGCTCTGAAAGAGTTCAGCCTGGTGCTGACTGGCCATAAAGATGCCTGTGTTGCCTGGGCCCCAAAAGCAAATGAGGTACACTTGGGAAATTGggatggaggggctgggggaaaaaTGATCTTCAGGAGTTCAACAGGGATGCAAAAGGTTCCCTGAAAGATCAAACCCCTATTTTTTTTGTCTTGATAAGTTCATTCAAGCAAGCATTACTTCATATTTGTACCAAATCTGTTTTAACAGAGCAGAAGTGTATGAACAAAAATTGTTTTACAATAATTTGAAATGAAGAGGAATTTTCTCAAAACTATATCAGACTCAAAGCAAATTAGATTCCCTTTCAAttgttttttctaatattttctttGCCATTTTTGCTGAATAGTAGTCATTTGCAAATAGAAGTCTCACTAATGgatcaaattttttttaaaagcctttcacTTCTTCCAACACAATCCTGACACCCACAACATTACAGTAAGAAAGTCTTAACATACACAGATGTAAGTTATAAGCAGTACATGGTTGGCATAGTGCAAGCCAGAATTCTTTTCCCTCCGACCTGCTGACTGATTTGGGCTTTGGCTTCTTACTTGGACGGTTTTAAGCAGGAGCATTTTAAAAGACAGCAATTGAGATAGAATGAGGACATTTTTCACCATTTAAAGTCTCTCTTGAAATAATGGGATGATCCTGAGATCACACCAACGTACAAAAGCAAGCTTAAGTTTTCCAAACATTGTCTAATAGTTTTCCAGGACTGGAAAATATTTTATGTTCACTGTACCTTGTTTCTGCATTTTTCCCTTGTGGAGATGAATCACTAGCTGACATGTGTTCCTCTTCCTGCAATTCCACATTCCCACCAGCATCTACAGCAGTGCTGTGTAAAGGGTGATCTATAtacaacagaaaaacaaacacagaagtTTGCAACTTTGTCTGCTTAGGCAAAGCACTTGGCTACACTAGCACTGTTTTCCTATATTTCATACAATTGGGCATTGTTATGATTTGTATGTCTACCATGTGTCTCTTTCAAATGAagtcttatttaaaaatacactgtTTAAAATTTTTGAGAGAAGAAACTTGGGGAGAGCAAGTGGTGTCTATCAATGGGCCCCACATGAAGCATGAAAAGTGGTTTTAATATTTCACcagaaaataatttatatatgGTTGAGAATAAGATCTTTCCTTTTAATAATATTTGAAAGTGACAGGACAATGCCTCTTCTCCttgcaaatgtttaaaaatatctcCACATATATTCTTAGGATTGCAGAACAGTTTCTCTTCACAGTTCTCACCACCTACAAGCACAAGAATGGAGGAAGATGACAAACACCCAAGAACCATGAAAACACTGCCGTTTTATATACGACCACCTTACAAGGGATGTTCTGCTATGTACTTCCAGGTTTACTATCTGGAATTTACCAATCTTAAacttttatatagcacctttcactgTGGTATATAAGCACTACTCAAAATTAAAGAGTACAAAAGCCCAAAACAAAGAGGTAATTTTCCCTTGTCATTCCCATAGGCAAGGAGTGACACTAAGGCTTTTCtttatggtttttaaaataacttatgTGCAAGATAACttgtaaaaataatgtattaacaattttaaaaagttaaatactAACCAAATGAATCATCGGGCTCCTCAACTTGCCCAGTCTCAGTTATCTTCAATATCCTTGAGACATCCGGTTCCTCACATGGAAGTAATTTACTGTGAGGATGGGACTTAGCTTTGTATTCCTGGGTGGGTATTAAAGCAATGTCTTCTACATCCAACTTTCCAatgtaaaacaaatt harbors:
- the CENPU gene encoding centromere protein U isoform X1 yields the protein MDKKRKMHGKSHMPALEKTSKKTLKRNKLDLDVEDIALIPTQEYKAKSHPHSKLLPCEEPDVSRILKITETGQVEEPDDSFDHPLHSTAVDAGGNVELQEEEHMSASDSSPQGKNAETRKNQCSLKIPEDNKSETEDSEDESLKENKIQKKISGNAKTNVEESKLPSALALRNSSSESSISNKVTDLVKKLNAQKKPKNSVKSHVKPKKSSQKSALDPSADDSPCSIQIWCPKGLKRFPQDITELDVVLAEYEKITADYKQRVESRICREATEGFYCGFKDQLTNTITEVQELKDLKRKNAKVITDINKKRRRLLEVREELIRTGPQLKQLQREYAELQERESSLRNATQFLTDLKEVQQQYINCREDHPQEKVVYGTSSIPALLVESQLILRAESHFQNISTRLQEVLNLQKKELPEKF
- the CENPU gene encoding centromere protein U isoform X2, translated to MDKKRKMHGKSHMPALEKTSKKTLKRNKLDEYKAKSHPHSKLLPCEEPDVSRILKITETGQVEEPDDSFDHPLHSTAVDAGGNVELQEEEHMSASDSSPQGKNAETRKNQCSLKIPEDNKSETEDSEDESLKENKIQKKISGNAKTNVEESKLPSALALRNSSSESSISNKVTDLVKKLNAQKKPKNSVKSHVKPKKSSQKSALDPSADDSPCSIQIWCPKGLKRFPQDITELDVVLAEYEKITADYKQRVESRICREATEGFYCGFKDQLTNTITEVQELKDLKRKNAKVITDINKKRRRLLEVREELIRTGPQLKQLQREYAELQERESSLRNATQFLTDLKEVQQQYINCREDHPQEKVVYGTSSIPALLVESQLILRAESHFQNISTRLQEVLNLQKKELPEKF